In Kryptolebias marmoratus isolate JLee-2015 linkage group LG11, ASM164957v2, whole genome shotgun sequence, the following proteins share a genomic window:
- the LOC108229822 gene encoding uncharacterized protein LOC108229822 isoform X3, protein MALSNLIPRFCSLLLLLCLHTAAGMSGWSGCLEGQDVLAKVKENSPSGEVVAELVADTTAPNGLRWSLFGSDAEWFYLDKKNIRLNSSAEKILDRETLGPILTAELSCQEEDIFQTYYRILVEILNENDNLPTFVRNMARNFTMSELTPVNTVAFTVQAKDADDDKIVYSIDQTSPDAEYFRIDLPNSGEVILSKPLDYETKTLLTITIYAAEMNTAEHFNTSTNITITVLDGDDQYPEFQPCTLLFQDETSRICTSPVYMVNVTEGEEDIVLDFSPGPIHAEDEDRGLSSSVSYAILSGNEDGHFSMDRKTGEMKLIKGVTDRLVTPVLHLQVMVYQDDDPRKYSVATALVRVLAVNRFSPEFDLAEYHGFVTTGKSQASLVNTYGSRALVLNVHDQDFNQGFNPMIYFSFSDTSSHTDIYEVTQGGLLIARTDHLKPKQKHILGVIAVDQESGETAFASVVVEVLPEGQLIPLGERLSGCTVGKALFLSLAFMAALGCFLYMLTWLRRRHKGMRDPLERGCVAQGKHPNVNLQWFQMASHRTTMPQMEEIPNKNEEYGTCNPSFSFPDTSNIYPIQNIPVSQEATPPRTAAAPDTVFVSAESVYSPVILCNNASTPTKTSSSSPTSPPAKEELSPISLTPDVAPLKEKLGSPCDMTPDPCEVQSNTSFGPSTSDNTGPAQLNNPDLQTITFDKAGEPPPSPFSPSSTACSQSASEETYKPVLKTCVKIPPYSPLLPKMAPPPTPDQSPLRATLVLIDTSPTDTPPETPVQREETLNAEAHQPSTCLDHSDPSESDGGTGGNGSPPRDRGPLAESGNNQDGRVGEEDACLGDEDADKNSEGELDSDEEELLRIIAHCNPVLITFRK, encoded by the exons ATGGCCCTCTCTAATCTGATTCCTCGGTTCTGCTCCCTGCTGCTCCTCTTATGTCTGCACACGGCTGCAG GAATGTCAGGCTGGTCTGGATGTTTGGAAGGCCAGGACGTCTTAgcaaaagttaaagaaaacagcCCCTCGGGGGAAGTTGTGGCCGAGCTGGTGGCTGACACCACGGCACCAAATGGGCTGCGATGGAGTCTGTTTGGGAGTGACGCGGAGTGGTTCTATTTGGACAAGAAGAACATCCGGCTGAACTCGTCAGCCGAAAAGATCCTTGACCGGGAG ACCCTTGGTCCCATCCTAACGGCTGAGTTATCGTGTCAAGAAGAGGACATATTTCAG ACTTATTACAGAATCCTGGTGGAGATTCTCAATGAAAATGATAATTTACCCACATTTGTAAGAAACATGGCTCGAAATTTCACTATGAGTGAG CTGACTCCAGTGAATACTGTAGCATTTACTGTCCAGGCCAAAGATGCAGATGATGACAAGATTGTTTATTCAATTGACCAGACATCA CCTGATGCAGAGTATTTCCGAATTGATCTGCCGAACAGCGGAGAGGTGATCCTCTCCAAACCTCTGGACTATGAAACCAAAACTCTGCTCACCATCACCATCTACGCTGCC GAAATGAACACCGCGGAGCACTTTAATACCAGCACCAACATCACCATCACAGTCCTGGATGGAGATGACCAGTACCCTGAGTTCCAGCCCTGCACTTTGCTTTTCCAAGATGAGACCAGTCGAATCTGCACCAGCCCCGTGTACATGGTCAATGTCACAGAGGGGGAAGAG GACATTGTGTTGGACTTTTCTCCTGGTCCTATTCATGCAGAGGATGAAGACAGAGGGTTGAGCTCTTCAGTCAGCTATGCTATTCTCTCAG GAAATGAAGATGGACATTTCAGTatggacagaaagacaggagaGATGAAACTAATTAAAGGTGTGACAGACAGACTCGTAACTCCAGTGCTGCATCTTCAGGTCATG GTGTACCAGGACGATGACCCCAGGAAGTACTCTGTTGCCACGGCGCTGGTCCGAGTTCTGGCAGTTAACCGGTTTTCTCCAGAGTTCGACTTGGCTGAATATCACGGATTTGTAACGACAGGAAAGAGTCAAGCTTCTCTGGTCAATACGTATGGCAGCAGAGCTCTGGTGTTAAATGTTCATGACCAAGACTTTAACCAA GGTTTCAATCCAATGATCTACTTCAGCTTTAGCGATACGTCCAGTCACACAGACATTTATGAGGTCACACAGGGGGGGCTTCTGATTGCCAGAACCGATCATCTCAAACCCAAGCAGAAACACATTCTGGGG GTCATTGCTGTGGACCAGGAGTCGGGTGAAACAGCCTTCGCCTCTGTAGTGGTGGAGGTGTTACCTGAGGGACAACTGA TCCCTCTGGGAGAACGCCTATCAGGCTGCACTGTGGGCAAAGCATTGTTTCTGAGCTTGGCCTTCATGGCTGCGCTCGGATGTTTCCTGTACATGCTGACGTGGCTGAGGAGGAGACACAAAGGAATGAGGGACCCACTGGAGAGAGGCTGTGTGGCCCAGGGTAAACACCCGAATGTG AATTTACAGTGGTTTCAAATg GCGAGCCACCGTACTACGATGCCACAGATGGAGGAGATCCCCAACAAGAACGAAGAATATGGCACCTGCAATCCTTCCTTCAGCTTCCCAGACACATCCAACATTTACCCCATCCAAAACATCCCCGTCAGTCAAGAAGCCACTCCACCCagaacagctgctgctcctgacaccgtttttgtttctgctgaaagtGTGTACAGCCCTGTGATTCTCTGTAACAACGCCTCAACACCAACCAAAACCTCCTCTAGCTCACCCACCTCTCCCCCAGCAAAGGAGGAACTGAGCCCCATATCTTTGACTCCAGATGTTGCGCCGCTCAAAGAAAAACTTGGTTCACCATGTGACATGACCCCAGACCCTTGTGAGGTACAGTCTAACACTAGCTTTGGTCCTTCAACCAGTGATAACACTGGACCCGCACAGTTAAACAACCCAGATTTGCAGACAATCACCTTTGATAAGGCTGGTGAGCCGCCCCCCAGCCCCTTTTCTCCATCCAGCACTGCATGCAGCCAATCGGCTTCAGAGGAAACATACAAGCCAGTCCTAAAAACCTGTGTGAAAATACCACCATATTCACCGTTACTCCCCAAGATGGCACCTCCTCCCACCCCAGACCAAAGCCCTTTGAGAGCCACTTTGGTCCTCATAGATACATCTCCCACTGATACTCCTCCAGAAACCCCAGTGCAAAGGGAAGAGACTCTGAACGCAGAGGCACACCAACCGTCCACATGCCTGGACCATTCAGACCCATCGGAGTCGGACGGCGGGACAGGAGGCAATGGAAGCCCACCTCGGGACAGAGGGCCTTTGGCAGAGTCAGGAAACAACCAAGACGGCAGAGTGGGAGAGGAGGACGCGTGTCTTGGAGATGAGGATGCGGACAAGAACAGCGAGGGTGAGTTGGACTCGGACGAAGAAGAGCTGCTGAGAATTATTGCTCATTGTAATCCCGTTTTGATCACATTTCGTAAATGA
- the LOC108229822 gene encoding uncharacterized protein LOC108229822 isoform X1 produces the protein METDRRAAGDLTTTVALLTQAEVVPEVEPSPGMALSNLIPRFCSLLLLLCLHTAAGMSGWSGCLEGQDVLAKVKENSPSGEVVAELVADTTAPNGLRWSLFGSDAEWFYLDKKNIRLNSSAEKILDRETLGPILTAELSCQEEDIFQTYYRILVEILNENDNLPTFVRNMARNFTMSELTPVNTVAFTVQAKDADDDKIVYSIDQTSPDAEYFRIDLPNSGEVILSKPLDYETKTLLTITIYAAEMNTAEHFNTSTNITITVLDGDDQYPEFQPCTLLFQDETSRICTSPVYMVNVTEGEEDIVLDFSPGPIHAEDEDRGLSSSVSYAILSGNEDGHFSMDRKTGEMKLIKGVTDRLVTPVLHLQVMVYQDDDPRKYSVATALVRVLAVNRFSPEFDLAEYHGFVTTGKSQASLVNTYGSRALVLNVHDQDFNQGFNPMIYFSFSDTSSHTDIYEVTQGGLLIARTDHLKPKQKHILGVIAVDQESGETAFASVVVEVLPEGQLIPLGERLSGCTVGKALFLSLAFMAALGCFLYMLTWLRRRHKGMRDPLERGCVAQGKHPNVNLQWFQMASHRTTMPQMEEIPNKNEEYGTCNPSFSFPDTSNIYPIQNIPVSQEATPPRTAAAPDTVFVSAESVYSPVILCNNASTPTKTSSSSPTSPPAKEELSPISLTPDVAPLKEKLGSPCDMTPDPCEVQSNTSFGPSTSDNTGPAQLNNPDLQTITFDKAGEPPPSPFSPSSTACSQSASEETYKPVLKTCVKIPPYSPLLPKMAPPPTPDQSPLRATLVLIDTSPTDTPPETPVQREETLNAEAHQPSTCLDHSDPSESDGGTGGNGSPPRDRGPLAESGNNQDGRVGEEDACLGDEDADKNSEGELDSDEEELLRIIAHCNPVLITFRK, from the exons ATGGAGACTGACAGACGGGCTGCGGGGGATTTGACCACAACAG TCGCTCTTCTCACTCAGGCAGAAGTGGTTCCTGAGGTCGAACCGAGCCCAGGAATGGCCCTCTCTAATCTGATTCCTCGGTTCTGCTCCCTGCTGCTCCTCTTATGTCTGCACACGGCTGCAG GAATGTCAGGCTGGTCTGGATGTTTGGAAGGCCAGGACGTCTTAgcaaaagttaaagaaaacagcCCCTCGGGGGAAGTTGTGGCCGAGCTGGTGGCTGACACCACGGCACCAAATGGGCTGCGATGGAGTCTGTTTGGGAGTGACGCGGAGTGGTTCTATTTGGACAAGAAGAACATCCGGCTGAACTCGTCAGCCGAAAAGATCCTTGACCGGGAG ACCCTTGGTCCCATCCTAACGGCTGAGTTATCGTGTCAAGAAGAGGACATATTTCAG ACTTATTACAGAATCCTGGTGGAGATTCTCAATGAAAATGATAATTTACCCACATTTGTAAGAAACATGGCTCGAAATTTCACTATGAGTGAG CTGACTCCAGTGAATACTGTAGCATTTACTGTCCAGGCCAAAGATGCAGATGATGACAAGATTGTTTATTCAATTGACCAGACATCA CCTGATGCAGAGTATTTCCGAATTGATCTGCCGAACAGCGGAGAGGTGATCCTCTCCAAACCTCTGGACTATGAAACCAAAACTCTGCTCACCATCACCATCTACGCTGCC GAAATGAACACCGCGGAGCACTTTAATACCAGCACCAACATCACCATCACAGTCCTGGATGGAGATGACCAGTACCCTGAGTTCCAGCCCTGCACTTTGCTTTTCCAAGATGAGACCAGTCGAATCTGCACCAGCCCCGTGTACATGGTCAATGTCACAGAGGGGGAAGAG GACATTGTGTTGGACTTTTCTCCTGGTCCTATTCATGCAGAGGATGAAGACAGAGGGTTGAGCTCTTCAGTCAGCTATGCTATTCTCTCAG GAAATGAAGATGGACATTTCAGTatggacagaaagacaggagaGATGAAACTAATTAAAGGTGTGACAGACAGACTCGTAACTCCAGTGCTGCATCTTCAGGTCATG GTGTACCAGGACGATGACCCCAGGAAGTACTCTGTTGCCACGGCGCTGGTCCGAGTTCTGGCAGTTAACCGGTTTTCTCCAGAGTTCGACTTGGCTGAATATCACGGATTTGTAACGACAGGAAAGAGTCAAGCTTCTCTGGTCAATACGTATGGCAGCAGAGCTCTGGTGTTAAATGTTCATGACCAAGACTTTAACCAA GGTTTCAATCCAATGATCTACTTCAGCTTTAGCGATACGTCCAGTCACACAGACATTTATGAGGTCACACAGGGGGGGCTTCTGATTGCCAGAACCGATCATCTCAAACCCAAGCAGAAACACATTCTGGGG GTCATTGCTGTGGACCAGGAGTCGGGTGAAACAGCCTTCGCCTCTGTAGTGGTGGAGGTGTTACCTGAGGGACAACTGA TCCCTCTGGGAGAACGCCTATCAGGCTGCACTGTGGGCAAAGCATTGTTTCTGAGCTTGGCCTTCATGGCTGCGCTCGGATGTTTCCTGTACATGCTGACGTGGCTGAGGAGGAGACACAAAGGAATGAGGGACCCACTGGAGAGAGGCTGTGTGGCCCAGGGTAAACACCCGAATGTG AATTTACAGTGGTTTCAAATg GCGAGCCACCGTACTACGATGCCACAGATGGAGGAGATCCCCAACAAGAACGAAGAATATGGCACCTGCAATCCTTCCTTCAGCTTCCCAGACACATCCAACATTTACCCCATCCAAAACATCCCCGTCAGTCAAGAAGCCACTCCACCCagaacagctgctgctcctgacaccgtttttgtttctgctgaaagtGTGTACAGCCCTGTGATTCTCTGTAACAACGCCTCAACACCAACCAAAACCTCCTCTAGCTCACCCACCTCTCCCCCAGCAAAGGAGGAACTGAGCCCCATATCTTTGACTCCAGATGTTGCGCCGCTCAAAGAAAAACTTGGTTCACCATGTGACATGACCCCAGACCCTTGTGAGGTACAGTCTAACACTAGCTTTGGTCCTTCAACCAGTGATAACACTGGACCCGCACAGTTAAACAACCCAGATTTGCAGACAATCACCTTTGATAAGGCTGGTGAGCCGCCCCCCAGCCCCTTTTCTCCATCCAGCACTGCATGCAGCCAATCGGCTTCAGAGGAAACATACAAGCCAGTCCTAAAAACCTGTGTGAAAATACCACCATATTCACCGTTACTCCCCAAGATGGCACCTCCTCCCACCCCAGACCAAAGCCCTTTGAGAGCCACTTTGGTCCTCATAGATACATCTCCCACTGATACTCCTCCAGAAACCCCAGTGCAAAGGGAAGAGACTCTGAACGCAGAGGCACACCAACCGTCCACATGCCTGGACCATTCAGACCCATCGGAGTCGGACGGCGGGACAGGAGGCAATGGAAGCCCACCTCGGGACAGAGGGCCTTTGGCAGAGTCAGGAAACAACCAAGACGGCAGAGTGGGAGAGGAGGACGCGTGTCTTGGAGATGAGGATGCGGACAAGAACAGCGAGGGTGAGTTGGACTCGGACGAAGAAGAGCTGCTGAGAATTATTGCTCATTGTAATCCCGTTTTGATCACATTTCGTAAATGA
- the calub gene encoding calumenin-B — MELRPLVMCFALCVVYATSKPTEKKDRVHHDERLSNLEHDDADNFDYDHEAFLGQDEAKTFDQLTPEESKERLGMLVEKIDEDKDGYVSVEEMKRWIKHAQKRWIYDDVDRQWKSHDLNGDGVVSWEEYKNATYGYVLDDSDPEDGFSYRQMMVRDERRFKMADQDKDMKANKEEFTAFLHPEEYDHMKDIVVLETMEDIDKNGDGLIDLDEYIGDMYNQDGDASEPEWVKTEREQFTEFRDKNKDGKMDKEETRDWILPTDYDHAEAEAKHLVYESDADKDGLLTKEEIVDKYDLFVGSQATDFGEALTRHDEF, encoded by the exons ATGGAGCTGAGGCCACTTGTCATGTGCTTTGCCCTTTGCGTGGTTTACGCCACCAGCAAACCCACAGAGAAGAAGGATCGCGTTCACCACGATGAGCGTCTTAGCAACCTTGAGCACGACGACGCAGATAACTTTGATTATGACCACGAGGCCTTTCTGGGACAAGACGAGGCCAAGACCTTCGACCAGCTCACACCAGAGGAGAGCAAAGAGAGGCTTGG aaTGTTGGTTGAAAAGATAGATGAAGACAAAGATGGCTATGTGAgcgtggaggagatgaagaggtgGATTAAACACGCGCAGAAGAGGTGGATCTACGACGACGTGGATCGACAGTGGAAGAGCCACGACCTGAACGGAGATGGAGTGGTGTCCTGGGAAGAGTACAAGAATGCCACATATGGATACGTTCTTG ATGACTCCGATCCTGAGGACGGTTTCAGCTACAGACAGATGATGGTTCGTGATGAGAGgagattcaaaatggctgaccaAGACAAAGATATGAAAGCCAACAAGGAGGAGTTCACAGCTTTCCTTCATCCTGAGGAGTACGACCACATGAAAGACATTGTAGTGTTG gAAACTATGGAAGATATTGACAAGAACGGAGATGGTTTGATTGACCTGGATGAATACATAG GTGACATGTACAACCAGGATGGAGACGCCTCAGAACCCGAATGGGTGAAGACCGAGAGGGAGCAGTTCACCGAattcagagataaaaacaaagatggaaagaTGGATAAGGAGGAAACCAGAGACTGGATCCTGCCCACTGACTACGACCACGCTGAGGCCGAGGCCAAACATCTGGTCTACGAGTCGGATGCAGACAAG GATGGCCTTCTAACCAAGGAGGAAATCGTTGATAAGTACGACCTGTTCGTCGGCAGCCAGGCGACCGACTTCGGAGAGGCTCTGACTCGACACGACGAGTTCTAA
- the LOC108229822 gene encoding uncharacterized protein LOC108229822 isoform X2 yields METDRRAAGDLTTTVALLTQAEVVPEVEPSPGMALSNLIPRFCSLLLLLCLHTAAGMSGWSGCLEGQDVLAKVKENSPSGEVVAELVADTTAPNGLRWSLFGSDAEWFYLDKKNIRLNSSAEKILDRETLGPILTAELSCQEEDIFQTYYRILVEILNENDNLPTFVRNMARNFTMSELTPVNTVAFTVQAKDADDDKIVYSIDQTSPDAEYFRIDLPNSGEVILSKPLDYETKTLLTITIYAAEMNTAEHFNTSTNITITVLDGDDQYPEFQPCTLLFQDETSRICTSPVYMVNVTEGEEDIVLDFSPGPIHAEDEDRGLSSSVSYAILSGNEDGHFSMDRKTGEMKLIKGVTDRLVTPVLHLQVMVYQDDDPRKYSVATALVRVLAVNRFSPEFDLAEYHGFVTTGKSQASLVNTYGSRALVLNVHDQDFNQGFNPMIYFSFSDTSSHTDIYEVTQGGLLIARTDHLKPKQKHILGVIAVDQESGETAFASVVVEVLPEGQLIPLGERLSGCTVGKALFLSLAFMAALGCFLYMLTWLRRRHKGMRDPLERGCVAQGKHPNVNLQWFQMASHRTTMPQMEEIPNKNEEYGTCNPSFSFPDTSNIYPIQNIPVSQEATPPRTAAAPDTVFVSAESVYSPVILCNNASTPTKTSSSSPTSPPAKEELSPISLTPDVAPLKEKLGSPCDMTPDPCEVQSNTSFGPSTSDNTGPAQLNNPDLQTITFDKAGEPPPSPFSPSSTACSQSASEETYKPVLKTCVKIPPYSPLLPKMAPPPTPDQSPLRATLVLIDTSPTDTPPETPVQREETLNAEAHQPSTCLDHSDPSESDGGTGGNGSPPRDRGPLAESGNNQDGRVGEEDACLGDEDADKNSEGDESVWVDDRRWSL; encoded by the exons ATGGAGACTGACAGACGGGCTGCGGGGGATTTGACCACAACAG TCGCTCTTCTCACTCAGGCAGAAGTGGTTCCTGAGGTCGAACCGAGCCCAGGAATGGCCCTCTCTAATCTGATTCCTCGGTTCTGCTCCCTGCTGCTCCTCTTATGTCTGCACACGGCTGCAG GAATGTCAGGCTGGTCTGGATGTTTGGAAGGCCAGGACGTCTTAgcaaaagttaaagaaaacagcCCCTCGGGGGAAGTTGTGGCCGAGCTGGTGGCTGACACCACGGCACCAAATGGGCTGCGATGGAGTCTGTTTGGGAGTGACGCGGAGTGGTTCTATTTGGACAAGAAGAACATCCGGCTGAACTCGTCAGCCGAAAAGATCCTTGACCGGGAG ACCCTTGGTCCCATCCTAACGGCTGAGTTATCGTGTCAAGAAGAGGACATATTTCAG ACTTATTACAGAATCCTGGTGGAGATTCTCAATGAAAATGATAATTTACCCACATTTGTAAGAAACATGGCTCGAAATTTCACTATGAGTGAG CTGACTCCAGTGAATACTGTAGCATTTACTGTCCAGGCCAAAGATGCAGATGATGACAAGATTGTTTATTCAATTGACCAGACATCA CCTGATGCAGAGTATTTCCGAATTGATCTGCCGAACAGCGGAGAGGTGATCCTCTCCAAACCTCTGGACTATGAAACCAAAACTCTGCTCACCATCACCATCTACGCTGCC GAAATGAACACCGCGGAGCACTTTAATACCAGCACCAACATCACCATCACAGTCCTGGATGGAGATGACCAGTACCCTGAGTTCCAGCCCTGCACTTTGCTTTTCCAAGATGAGACCAGTCGAATCTGCACCAGCCCCGTGTACATGGTCAATGTCACAGAGGGGGAAGAG GACATTGTGTTGGACTTTTCTCCTGGTCCTATTCATGCAGAGGATGAAGACAGAGGGTTGAGCTCTTCAGTCAGCTATGCTATTCTCTCAG GAAATGAAGATGGACATTTCAGTatggacagaaagacaggagaGATGAAACTAATTAAAGGTGTGACAGACAGACTCGTAACTCCAGTGCTGCATCTTCAGGTCATG GTGTACCAGGACGATGACCCCAGGAAGTACTCTGTTGCCACGGCGCTGGTCCGAGTTCTGGCAGTTAACCGGTTTTCTCCAGAGTTCGACTTGGCTGAATATCACGGATTTGTAACGACAGGAAAGAGTCAAGCTTCTCTGGTCAATACGTATGGCAGCAGAGCTCTGGTGTTAAATGTTCATGACCAAGACTTTAACCAA GGTTTCAATCCAATGATCTACTTCAGCTTTAGCGATACGTCCAGTCACACAGACATTTATGAGGTCACACAGGGGGGGCTTCTGATTGCCAGAACCGATCATCTCAAACCCAAGCAGAAACACATTCTGGGG GTCATTGCTGTGGACCAGGAGTCGGGTGAAACAGCCTTCGCCTCTGTAGTGGTGGAGGTGTTACCTGAGGGACAACTGA TCCCTCTGGGAGAACGCCTATCAGGCTGCACTGTGGGCAAAGCATTGTTTCTGAGCTTGGCCTTCATGGCTGCGCTCGGATGTTTCCTGTACATGCTGACGTGGCTGAGGAGGAGACACAAAGGAATGAGGGACCCACTGGAGAGAGGCTGTGTGGCCCAGGGTAAACACCCGAATGTG AATTTACAGTGGTTTCAAATg GCGAGCCACCGTACTACGATGCCACAGATGGAGGAGATCCCCAACAAGAACGAAGAATATGGCACCTGCAATCCTTCCTTCAGCTTCCCAGACACATCCAACATTTACCCCATCCAAAACATCCCCGTCAGTCAAGAAGCCACTCCACCCagaacagctgctgctcctgacaccgtttttgtttctgctgaaagtGTGTACAGCCCTGTGATTCTCTGTAACAACGCCTCAACACCAACCAAAACCTCCTCTAGCTCACCCACCTCTCCCCCAGCAAAGGAGGAACTGAGCCCCATATCTTTGACTCCAGATGTTGCGCCGCTCAAAGAAAAACTTGGTTCACCATGTGACATGACCCCAGACCCTTGTGAGGTACAGTCTAACACTAGCTTTGGTCCTTCAACCAGTGATAACACTGGACCCGCACAGTTAAACAACCCAGATTTGCAGACAATCACCTTTGATAAGGCTGGTGAGCCGCCCCCCAGCCCCTTTTCTCCATCCAGCACTGCATGCAGCCAATCGGCTTCAGAGGAAACATACAAGCCAGTCCTAAAAACCTGTGTGAAAATACCACCATATTCACCGTTACTCCCCAAGATGGCACCTCCTCCCACCCCAGACCAAAGCCCTTTGAGAGCCACTTTGGTCCTCATAGATACATCTCCCACTGATACTCCTCCAGAAACCCCAGTGCAAAGGGAAGAGACTCTGAACGCAGAGGCACACCAACCGTCCACATGCCTGGACCATTCAGACCCATCGGAGTCGGACGGCGGGACAGGAGGCAATGGAAGCCCACCTCGGGACAGAGGGCCTTTGGCAGAGTCAGGAAACAACCAAGACGGCAGAGTGGGAGAGGAGGACGCGTGTCTTGGAGATGAGGATGCGGACAAGAACAGCGAGG GCGATGAGAGCGTGTGGGTAGACGACAGACGGTGGAGTTTGTAA
- the gtf3c6 gene encoding general transcription factor 3C polypeptide 6 isoform X2, with protein MDDEWEEEEQLVLVELSGILNNDFLSKCRGPCKILDIDSERPMMQIGQYVFAGEYEDALGTCVVFEEVPRKGKANSGADLRYLCHTMKKLTMQRIFLTEKKDGESVAEGGDSEQKDTTHLSNQEENDNAHKVIQETADNNDMKDSAAEI; from the exons ATGGACGATGAATGGGAGGAAGAG GAGCAGCTTGTTCTGGTGGAGCTTTCAGGAATACTTAACAATGACTTCCTATCTAAATGTAGAGGCCCCTGCAAGATACTG gATATAGACAGCGAGAGGCCCATGATGCAGATTGGACAATATGTGTTTGCAGGAGAATATGAag ATGCTTTGGGAACCTGCGTGGTTTTCGAAGAGGTACCACGAAAAG GAAAAGCAAACAGTGGTGCAGACCTCAGATACTTGTGCCACACTATGAAGAAACTGACGATGCAACGAATCTTTCTCACCGAGAAGAAAGATGGAGAATCAGTTGCAG AAGGCGGTGATAGTGAACAGAAGGACACAACTCATCTGTCTAATCAAGAGGAAAATGACAATGCACACAAAGTGATACAAGAGACTGCAGACAACAACGACATGAAGGACTCAGCTGCCGAGATATGA
- the gtf3c6 gene encoding general transcription factor 3C polypeptide 6 isoform X1 yields MDDEWEEEEQLVLVELSGILNNDFLSKCRGPCKILDIDSERPMMQIGQYVFAGEYEDALGTCVVFEEVPRKGKANSGADLRYLCHTMKKLTMQRIFLTEKKDGESVAAEGGDSEQKDTTHLSNQEENDNAHKVIQETADNNDMKDSAAEI; encoded by the exons ATGGACGATGAATGGGAGGAAGAG GAGCAGCTTGTTCTGGTGGAGCTTTCAGGAATACTTAACAATGACTTCCTATCTAAATGTAGAGGCCCCTGCAAGATACTG gATATAGACAGCGAGAGGCCCATGATGCAGATTGGACAATATGTGTTTGCAGGAGAATATGAag ATGCTTTGGGAACCTGCGTGGTTTTCGAAGAGGTACCACGAAAAG GAAAAGCAAACAGTGGTGCAGACCTCAGATACTTGTGCCACACTATGAAGAAACTGACGATGCAACGAATCTTTCTCACCGAGAAGAAAGATGGAGAATCAGTTGCAG cAGAAGGCGGTGATAGTGAACAGAAGGACACAACTCATCTGTCTAATCAAGAGGAAAATGACAATGCACACAAAGTGATACAAGAGACTGCAGACAACAACGACATGAAGGACTCAGCTGCCGAGATATGA
- the gtf3c6 gene encoding general transcription factor 3C polypeptide 6 isoform X3 has protein sequence MDDEWEEEEQLVLVELSGILNNDFLSKCRGPCKILDIDSERPMMQIGQYVFAGEYEGGVRLFVFFMSAGKANSGADLRYLCHTMKKLTMQRIFLTEKKDGESVAAEGGDSEQKDTTHLSNQEENDNAHKVIQETADNNDMKDSAAEI, from the exons ATGGACGATGAATGGGAGGAAGAG GAGCAGCTTGTTCTGGTGGAGCTTTCAGGAATACTTAACAATGACTTCCTATCTAAATGTAGAGGCCCCTGCAAGATACTG gATATAGACAGCGAGAGGCCCATGATGCAGATTGGACAATATGTGTTTGCAGGAGAATATGAag GGGGTGTGAGGCTGTTTGTGTTCTTCATGTCTGCAGGAAAAGCAAACAGTGGTGCAGACCTCAGATACTTGTGCCACACTATGAAGAAACTGACGATGCAACGAATCTTTCTCACCGAGAAGAAAGATGGAGAATCAGTTGCAG cAGAAGGCGGTGATAGTGAACAGAAGGACACAACTCATCTGTCTAATCAAGAGGAAAATGACAATGCACACAAAGTGATACAAGAGACTGCAGACAACAACGACATGAAGGACTCAGCTGCCGAGATATGA